A window of the Paralichthys olivaceus isolate ysfri-2021 chromosome 5, ASM2471397v2, whole genome shotgun sequence genome harbors these coding sequences:
- the lmtk2 gene encoding serine/threonine-protein kinase LMTK2 isoform X1, with protein MGSRHGYVLLLASGILLSAVWLSEGAPVRHPHKSAGSTGDSVSTSLYLALVVSLTALVVLVVLLVNCVTCCKEREINFKEFEDHFDDEIDFTPPAEDTPSMQSPAEVYTLAVSPVALPGPPHLQPPARITEGSTSFQVARHNLSYIQEIGNGWFGQVLLSEIYTDPGGTRVVVKELKANASAKEQNEFLQQGDPYRVLQHPNILQCLGQCVEAIPFLLVFEYCEMGDLRGYLSQQDWMFRNAELLQLQRMACEIAAGVTHLHKHNFLHSDLALRNCYLTADLTVKVGDYGIGPYRYKEDYIITEDDVFAPLRWLAPELVGERHGGVITIEQTKPSNVWALGVTLWELFESATQPYPHLSDREVLNHVIKEQQVKLFKPQLELPYSDRWYEVLQFCWLSPDKRATAEEVHRLLIYLRMQGQKDIEEDFEQRWDALKPNPSTRQTTVSHSSFPILEQFADDAMRQEIDEVLTVTETSKGLSFEYVWEAAKHDHYDGSHSRSGMDTTLNYHSMFFPVSSEDIRAHFPDPEARAVGTESSNTPSGIPGIVPVFDAQKPCNGNEYYIQLEEQGESNVGVDENRGQDMDYSSGRQDFVVLQDVRLDESSTDADFFHQSIDSKDSYLPDSHIWSSLENDSPYHTNIFTEGGSKQEDSPSWTQSFMELPERNGNPFQKGLPLDTQEADEDKSYGSSFLGDSSEATHRIDPVKGEQENTDMMGLLNTEKLADNFMFLKEQNLMKDGSSFLSSQQNFLSPGIAHQPEEAFKMRSWDNLENLGSLNTADTYSKPAASSTSSRQTLLDSPCTSLGEISQSLVENKTLVPSITVITDDNTSNQLPVSSSTEDLGLLQSSERGVDSGLYSTSERFEVTISQTDAHTPAFSESATIDSLCADAKIPSLEDDLGTSKDSAPLVGSEMPENLEVQVLASDNGHSEDLTSNDLLSELLEDADIELETTLSDHDESFVDTNGQPLVRSSLLVSGPSLDQISQDSLLEDSMSTTVPTIDNSAETPDSLDSLDIHRLGEQGEELNGQIAQHKLQPPHKISDSGYETENLESPEWNFQANATVDSPVKNGTNVAEEEETEESTAAANLVPPEIIISEVEVVLDTHSEDTAEDQQPDQVPPAQEMPMGSNYRDSAYFSDNESEPEKKSEESGSSAEVPWLRNSIDEGSKPSAGPSLELHEDRDIDSLFSQQKSSGAAETQAEVEEKPAIHVWGLFSQADSDITEKREGEATISHNEAENKSDFIKDATTLNQPDQSKDSETSIPPPSAIPSKQENAVHAKLTRTYASDGHKIKEPDMEGRYLGRRDGSGLDVQEDGVDADEEDENSDDSDDDVRAYQLHSSSSESEDDAVHPVPLIVSDDSSAKNLKSLLKPTTLNVESSSPFSARCDNSRRAVSFFDDVTVYLFDQETPTKELADHSSGSNSQVPEFSSPVSTASYLNRFTNSESSTDEEGGGFEWDDDFSSPAPAFLPKTDKDPVSKAMSSSATSRFSSPPPAAGRVLEPSWSSSSNYSRFSISPASIASFSLTHLTDSDIEQGGSSEDGEKD; from the exons ATGGGGAGCCGCCATGGATATGTGTTGTTGCTGGCCAGTGGGATTTTGCTGTCGGCGGTGTGGCTGTCGGAAGGTGCCCCTGTTCGTCATCCTCACAAATCAG CAGGAAGCACCGGGGACAGTGTTTCCACCTCGCTCTACCTGGCCTTGGTTGTGTCACTGACGGCGCTTGTGGTCCTGGTGGTGCTGCTGGTAAACTGTGTGACCTGCTGCAAGGAAAGGGAGATCAATTTCAAG gaATTTGAGGACCACTTTGACGATGAGATCGACTTCACTCCACCGGCAGAGGACACACCTTCTATGCAGTCTCCAGCTGAGGTTTACACCCTCGCTGTGTCCCCTGTGGCCCTGCCTGGACCTCCACACCTCCAACCCCCTGCTCGCATCACAG AGGGATCCACAAGCTTCCAGGTTGCACGTCACAATCTCAGTTACATCCAGGAGATCGGTAATGGCTGGTTTGGCCAG GTCCTACTGAGTGAAATCTACACAGATCCAGGTGGAACCAGAGTGGTGGTGAAGGAGCTAAAAGCTAATGCAAGTGCCAAGGAGCAGAATGAATTCCTGCAGCAAGGAGATCCATACAG AGTGCTGCAGCATCCAAACATCCTCCAGTGCCTCGGCCAGTGCGTTGAGGCCATTCCCTTCCTGCTCGTCTTTGAGTACTGTGAAATG ggggATTTGCGGGGCTATCTGTCTCAGCAGGACTGGATGTTCAGAAACGCTGAGttactgcagctgcagaggatgGCCTGTGAAATTGCTGCTGGCGTCACTCACCTCCACAAACACAACTTCCTGCACAG TGATTTGGCTCTGAGGAACTGCTACCTGACTGCAGATCTTACTGTCAAAGTAGGAGACTATGGAATTGGACCCTACAGATACAAA GAGGATTACATCATCACTGAGGATGATGTGTTTGCTCCGCTTCGCTGGTTGGCTCCTGAGCTTGTGGGTGAACGCCACGGGGGTGTGATCACTATAGAACAGACCAAGCCCAGCAATGTGTG GGCCTTGGGGGTGACATTGTGGGAGCTTTTTGAGAGCGCAACTCAGCCGTATCCGCATCTGTCTGACCGGGAGGTTCTCAATCATGTGATCAAGGAACAACAAGTCAAACTCTTTAAGCCACAGTTGGAGCTGCCTTATTCTGACAGatg GTATGAGGTCCTGCAGTTCTGCTGGCTGTCCCCAGACAAGCGGGCTACAGCAGAGGAAGTGCACCGTTTGCTCATCTATCTGCGCATGCAAGGACAGAAGGACATAGAAGAAGATTTTGAGCAACGCTGGGATGCTCTCAAGCCTAACCCCTCCACACGGCAGACCACTGTTAGCCATTCCTCATTCCCCATCTTGGAACAATTTGCTGATGATGCCATGCGACAGGAGATCGATGAAGTTTTGACCGTCACTGAAACTAGCAAAGGTCTCAGCTTTGAGTATGTTTGGGAGGCAGCTAAGCATGACCACTACGATGGCAGCCATAGTCGCTCAGGCATGGACACGACATTGAACTATCATAGCATGTTCTTTCCTGTTTCCAGTGAAGATATCCGGGCCCATTTCCCTGATCCGGAAGCCAGAGCAGTGGGTACAGAAAGTAGTAACACTCCATCAGGAATACCTGGGATTGTACCAGTGTTTGATGCACAAAAGCCATGCAATGGAAACGAATATTACATACAACTAGAAGAACAAGGGGAGAGCAATGTTGGGGTGGATGAGAACAGAGGACAAGACATGGACTATAGTTCAGGTCGGCAAGATTTTGTTGTTCTCCAAGATGTCCGTTTGGATGAGTCCAGCACTGATGCAGACTTTTTCCACCAAAGCATCGACTCCAAGGATTCCTATTTACCAGACAGTCACATATGGTCATCTCTTGAAAATGACAGCCCATATCACACCAACATTTTTACAGAGGGAGGCTCCAAGCAAGAGGATTCCCCTTCCTGGACACAGTCTTTTATGGAGCTTCCAGAACGCAACGGGAACCCTTTCCAAAAAGGTTTACCTTTGGACACTCAAGAGGCAGATGAAGATAAATCCTATGGGAGTTCTTTTTTAGGGGATAGTTCAGAAGCCACTCACCGGATAGATCCTGTGAAAGGggagcaggaaaacacagatatgatggggcTTCTGAACACTGAAAAACTAGCAGACAACTTTATGTTTCTCAAAGAGCAGAATCTGATGAAAGATGGATCAAGTTTCTTAAGTTCACAGCAGAATTTTCTTTCACCTGGCATAGCCcaccaacctgaagaagcattCAAAATGCGTTCTTGGGACAATCTTGAGAATTTAGGCAGCTTAAACACAGCAGATACATATTCCAAACCTGCAGCAAGTAGCACGTCCTCAAGACAAACACTTTTAGACTCTCCCTGTACTAGCTTAGGGGAGATAAGTCAGTCTCtggtagaaaataaaacactggtGCCTTCCATTACAGTGATCACAGACGATAACACAAGCAACCAGCTGCCAGTTAGCTCTTCCACTGAAGACCTTGGTCTGCTGCAATCCTCAGAAAGAGGTGTAGACTCTGGTTTATATTCTACCTCAGAAAGGTTTGAGGTTACCATTAGTCAAACTGATGCCCACACCCCTGCATTTTCTGAAAGTGCCACTATAGACTCATTGTGCGCAGATGCCAAAATTCCCAGCCTTGAAGACGACCTTGGAACCTCAAAGGATAGTGCTCCACTCGTGGGCAGTGAAATGCCTGAGAACTTGGAAGTCCAAGTCTTGGCCTCAGACAACGGACACAGTGAAGACCTTACAAGCAACGATCTGTTGAGTGAACTACTCGAGGATGCAGATATAGAACTGGAAACCACTCTATCTGACCATGACGAATCCTTTGTAGATACTAATGGACAACCCCTTGTGAGATCTTCTCTGTTGGTCTCTGGGCCATCGTTGGACCAGATCAGTCAAGACAGTTTACTGGAAGACAGTATGTCCACTACTGTACCAACTATAGACAATTCAGCGGAGACACCAGACTCTCTTGACTCCCTTGATATCCATCGGCTTGGGGAACAGGGGGAAGAGCTGAATGGTCAAATAGCTCAACACAAACTCCAGCCTCCACACAAAATATCAGACAGTGGGTATGAGACAGAGAACCTGGAGTCTCCTGAATGGAATTTTCAGGCAAATGCCACAGTCGACTCCCCTGTCAAAAATGGCACAAAtgttgcagaagaagaggagacagaagagtCCACTGCTGCAGCAAATCTGGTTCCACCAGAAATCATCATTTCTGAAGTAGAAGTTGTTCTAGATACTCATAGTGAGGATACTGCTGAGGACCAGCAGCCGGATCAGGTACCTCCTGCTCAGGAAATGCCCATGGGCAGTAATTACAGAGACTCTGCCTACTTCTCAGACAATGAATCGGAACCTGAGAAGAAGTCTGAAGAATCTGGAAGTTCTGCTGAAGTCCCGTGGCTGAGGAACTCAATTGACGAGGGCAGCAAACCCTCTGCAGGTCCATCACTGGAGCTTCACGAGGACAGGGATATcgattctttattttctcagcaGAAATCTTCTGGAGCTGCTGAAACACAAGCTGAGGTTGAAGAAAAACCTGCTATTCACGTTTGGGGCCTGTTTTCACAGGCAGATTCAGACATCACAGAGAAACGTGAGGGGGAGGCAACCATCAGCCATAATGaagctgaaaacaaatcagactTTATCAAGGACGCAACAACTCTCAATCAACCAGACCAGTCTAAAGATTCAGAAACCTCAATTCCACCTCCTTCTGCTATCCCATCAAAGCAGGAGAATGCAGTTCACGCTAAACTAACCAGGACCTACGCCAGTGATGGTCATAAAATAAAAGAGCCGGACATGGAGGGGCGTTACCTGGGGAGGCGGGATGGCTCAGGATTAGATGTGCAGGAGGATGGCGTAGATGCAGATGAGGAGGACGAGAACAGTGACGACTCCGACGATGACGTTCGTGCATATCAGCTGCACAGCTCCAGTTCAGAAAGCGAGGATGATGCCGTGCATCCAGTGCCGCTCATTGTCTCAGACGACAGTAGTGCGAAGAACCTGAAGAGCTTGCTGAAACCCACCACTCTCAACGTCGAGTCATCTTCCCCATTTTCTGCAAGGTGCGATAACTCCAGAAGAGCTGTGTCCTTCTTCGACGATGTCACTGTCTACCTGTTTGACCAG GAGACTCCCACCAAGGAACTGGCTGACCATTCTTCAGGCTCAAACAGTCAGGTACCAGAGTTCAGCAGCCCAGTGTCCACTGCCAGCTACCTAAACCGCTTCACCAACTCTGAAAGCTCCACTGATGAAGAGG GAGGTGGTTTCGAGTGGGATGATGACTTCTCCTCCCCGGCACCTGCCTTCCTGCCCAAGACGGATAAAGACCCAGTATCTAAGGCGATGTCCTCATCTGCGACATCTCGCTTTTCCTCTCCGCCCCCTGCAGCAGGGCGCGTGCTGGAGCCCAGCTGGAGCAGCTCCTCCAACTACTCCCGTTTCTCCATCTCACCGGCCAGCATCGCAAGCTTCTCCCTCACACATCTTACCGACTCCGACATCGAACAAGGAG GAAGCAgtgaagatggagaaaaagacTAG
- the lmtk2 gene encoding serine/threonine-protein kinase LMTK2 isoform X2, translating into MGSRHGYVLLLASGILLSAVWLSEGAPVRHPHKSGSTGDSVSTSLYLALVVSLTALVVLVVLLVNCVTCCKEREINFKEFEDHFDDEIDFTPPAEDTPSMQSPAEVYTLAVSPVALPGPPHLQPPARITEGSTSFQVARHNLSYIQEIGNGWFGQVLLSEIYTDPGGTRVVVKELKANASAKEQNEFLQQGDPYRVLQHPNILQCLGQCVEAIPFLLVFEYCEMGDLRGYLSQQDWMFRNAELLQLQRMACEIAAGVTHLHKHNFLHSDLALRNCYLTADLTVKVGDYGIGPYRYKEDYIITEDDVFAPLRWLAPELVGERHGGVITIEQTKPSNVWALGVTLWELFESATQPYPHLSDREVLNHVIKEQQVKLFKPQLELPYSDRWYEVLQFCWLSPDKRATAEEVHRLLIYLRMQGQKDIEEDFEQRWDALKPNPSTRQTTVSHSSFPILEQFADDAMRQEIDEVLTVTETSKGLSFEYVWEAAKHDHYDGSHSRSGMDTTLNYHSMFFPVSSEDIRAHFPDPEARAVGTESSNTPSGIPGIVPVFDAQKPCNGNEYYIQLEEQGESNVGVDENRGQDMDYSSGRQDFVVLQDVRLDESSTDADFFHQSIDSKDSYLPDSHIWSSLENDSPYHTNIFTEGGSKQEDSPSWTQSFMELPERNGNPFQKGLPLDTQEADEDKSYGSSFLGDSSEATHRIDPVKGEQENTDMMGLLNTEKLADNFMFLKEQNLMKDGSSFLSSQQNFLSPGIAHQPEEAFKMRSWDNLENLGSLNTADTYSKPAASSTSSRQTLLDSPCTSLGEISQSLVENKTLVPSITVITDDNTSNQLPVSSSTEDLGLLQSSERGVDSGLYSTSERFEVTISQTDAHTPAFSESATIDSLCADAKIPSLEDDLGTSKDSAPLVGSEMPENLEVQVLASDNGHSEDLTSNDLLSELLEDADIELETTLSDHDESFVDTNGQPLVRSSLLVSGPSLDQISQDSLLEDSMSTTVPTIDNSAETPDSLDSLDIHRLGEQGEELNGQIAQHKLQPPHKISDSGYETENLESPEWNFQANATVDSPVKNGTNVAEEEETEESTAAANLVPPEIIISEVEVVLDTHSEDTAEDQQPDQVPPAQEMPMGSNYRDSAYFSDNESEPEKKSEESGSSAEVPWLRNSIDEGSKPSAGPSLELHEDRDIDSLFSQQKSSGAAETQAEVEEKPAIHVWGLFSQADSDITEKREGEATISHNEAENKSDFIKDATTLNQPDQSKDSETSIPPPSAIPSKQENAVHAKLTRTYASDGHKIKEPDMEGRYLGRRDGSGLDVQEDGVDADEEDENSDDSDDDVRAYQLHSSSSESEDDAVHPVPLIVSDDSSAKNLKSLLKPTTLNVESSSPFSARCDNSRRAVSFFDDVTVYLFDQETPTKELADHSSGSNSQVPEFSSPVSTASYLNRFTNSESSTDEEGGGFEWDDDFSSPAPAFLPKTDKDPVSKAMSSSATSRFSSPPPAAGRVLEPSWSSSSNYSRFSISPASIASFSLTHLTDSDIEQGGSSEDGEKD; encoded by the exons ATGGGGAGCCGCCATGGATATGTGTTGTTGCTGGCCAGTGGGATTTTGCTGTCGGCGGTGTGGCTGTCGGAAGGTGCCCCTGTTCGTCATCCTCACAAATCAG GAAGCACCGGGGACAGTGTTTCCACCTCGCTCTACCTGGCCTTGGTTGTGTCACTGACGGCGCTTGTGGTCCTGGTGGTGCTGCTGGTAAACTGTGTGACCTGCTGCAAGGAAAGGGAGATCAATTTCAAG gaATTTGAGGACCACTTTGACGATGAGATCGACTTCACTCCACCGGCAGAGGACACACCTTCTATGCAGTCTCCAGCTGAGGTTTACACCCTCGCTGTGTCCCCTGTGGCCCTGCCTGGACCTCCACACCTCCAACCCCCTGCTCGCATCACAG AGGGATCCACAAGCTTCCAGGTTGCACGTCACAATCTCAGTTACATCCAGGAGATCGGTAATGGCTGGTTTGGCCAG GTCCTACTGAGTGAAATCTACACAGATCCAGGTGGAACCAGAGTGGTGGTGAAGGAGCTAAAAGCTAATGCAAGTGCCAAGGAGCAGAATGAATTCCTGCAGCAAGGAGATCCATACAG AGTGCTGCAGCATCCAAACATCCTCCAGTGCCTCGGCCAGTGCGTTGAGGCCATTCCCTTCCTGCTCGTCTTTGAGTACTGTGAAATG ggggATTTGCGGGGCTATCTGTCTCAGCAGGACTGGATGTTCAGAAACGCTGAGttactgcagctgcagaggatgGCCTGTGAAATTGCTGCTGGCGTCACTCACCTCCACAAACACAACTTCCTGCACAG TGATTTGGCTCTGAGGAACTGCTACCTGACTGCAGATCTTACTGTCAAAGTAGGAGACTATGGAATTGGACCCTACAGATACAAA GAGGATTACATCATCACTGAGGATGATGTGTTTGCTCCGCTTCGCTGGTTGGCTCCTGAGCTTGTGGGTGAACGCCACGGGGGTGTGATCACTATAGAACAGACCAAGCCCAGCAATGTGTG GGCCTTGGGGGTGACATTGTGGGAGCTTTTTGAGAGCGCAACTCAGCCGTATCCGCATCTGTCTGACCGGGAGGTTCTCAATCATGTGATCAAGGAACAACAAGTCAAACTCTTTAAGCCACAGTTGGAGCTGCCTTATTCTGACAGatg GTATGAGGTCCTGCAGTTCTGCTGGCTGTCCCCAGACAAGCGGGCTACAGCAGAGGAAGTGCACCGTTTGCTCATCTATCTGCGCATGCAAGGACAGAAGGACATAGAAGAAGATTTTGAGCAACGCTGGGATGCTCTCAAGCCTAACCCCTCCACACGGCAGACCACTGTTAGCCATTCCTCATTCCCCATCTTGGAACAATTTGCTGATGATGCCATGCGACAGGAGATCGATGAAGTTTTGACCGTCACTGAAACTAGCAAAGGTCTCAGCTTTGAGTATGTTTGGGAGGCAGCTAAGCATGACCACTACGATGGCAGCCATAGTCGCTCAGGCATGGACACGACATTGAACTATCATAGCATGTTCTTTCCTGTTTCCAGTGAAGATATCCGGGCCCATTTCCCTGATCCGGAAGCCAGAGCAGTGGGTACAGAAAGTAGTAACACTCCATCAGGAATACCTGGGATTGTACCAGTGTTTGATGCACAAAAGCCATGCAATGGAAACGAATATTACATACAACTAGAAGAACAAGGGGAGAGCAATGTTGGGGTGGATGAGAACAGAGGACAAGACATGGACTATAGTTCAGGTCGGCAAGATTTTGTTGTTCTCCAAGATGTCCGTTTGGATGAGTCCAGCACTGATGCAGACTTTTTCCACCAAAGCATCGACTCCAAGGATTCCTATTTACCAGACAGTCACATATGGTCATCTCTTGAAAATGACAGCCCATATCACACCAACATTTTTACAGAGGGAGGCTCCAAGCAAGAGGATTCCCCTTCCTGGACACAGTCTTTTATGGAGCTTCCAGAACGCAACGGGAACCCTTTCCAAAAAGGTTTACCTTTGGACACTCAAGAGGCAGATGAAGATAAATCCTATGGGAGTTCTTTTTTAGGGGATAGTTCAGAAGCCACTCACCGGATAGATCCTGTGAAAGGggagcaggaaaacacagatatgatggggcTTCTGAACACTGAAAAACTAGCAGACAACTTTATGTTTCTCAAAGAGCAGAATCTGATGAAAGATGGATCAAGTTTCTTAAGTTCACAGCAGAATTTTCTTTCACCTGGCATAGCCcaccaacctgaagaagcattCAAAATGCGTTCTTGGGACAATCTTGAGAATTTAGGCAGCTTAAACACAGCAGATACATATTCCAAACCTGCAGCAAGTAGCACGTCCTCAAGACAAACACTTTTAGACTCTCCCTGTACTAGCTTAGGGGAGATAAGTCAGTCTCtggtagaaaataaaacactggtGCCTTCCATTACAGTGATCACAGACGATAACACAAGCAACCAGCTGCCAGTTAGCTCTTCCACTGAAGACCTTGGTCTGCTGCAATCCTCAGAAAGAGGTGTAGACTCTGGTTTATATTCTACCTCAGAAAGGTTTGAGGTTACCATTAGTCAAACTGATGCCCACACCCCTGCATTTTCTGAAAGTGCCACTATAGACTCATTGTGCGCAGATGCCAAAATTCCCAGCCTTGAAGACGACCTTGGAACCTCAAAGGATAGTGCTCCACTCGTGGGCAGTGAAATGCCTGAGAACTTGGAAGTCCAAGTCTTGGCCTCAGACAACGGACACAGTGAAGACCTTACAAGCAACGATCTGTTGAGTGAACTACTCGAGGATGCAGATATAGAACTGGAAACCACTCTATCTGACCATGACGAATCCTTTGTAGATACTAATGGACAACCCCTTGTGAGATCTTCTCTGTTGGTCTCTGGGCCATCGTTGGACCAGATCAGTCAAGACAGTTTACTGGAAGACAGTATGTCCACTACTGTACCAACTATAGACAATTCAGCGGAGACACCAGACTCTCTTGACTCCCTTGATATCCATCGGCTTGGGGAACAGGGGGAAGAGCTGAATGGTCAAATAGCTCAACACAAACTCCAGCCTCCACACAAAATATCAGACAGTGGGTATGAGACAGAGAACCTGGAGTCTCCTGAATGGAATTTTCAGGCAAATGCCACAGTCGACTCCCCTGTCAAAAATGGCACAAAtgttgcagaagaagaggagacagaagagtCCACTGCTGCAGCAAATCTGGTTCCACCAGAAATCATCATTTCTGAAGTAGAAGTTGTTCTAGATACTCATAGTGAGGATACTGCTGAGGACCAGCAGCCGGATCAGGTACCTCCTGCTCAGGAAATGCCCATGGGCAGTAATTACAGAGACTCTGCCTACTTCTCAGACAATGAATCGGAACCTGAGAAGAAGTCTGAAGAATCTGGAAGTTCTGCTGAAGTCCCGTGGCTGAGGAACTCAATTGACGAGGGCAGCAAACCCTCTGCAGGTCCATCACTGGAGCTTCACGAGGACAGGGATATcgattctttattttctcagcaGAAATCTTCTGGAGCTGCTGAAACACAAGCTGAGGTTGAAGAAAAACCTGCTATTCACGTTTGGGGCCTGTTTTCACAGGCAGATTCAGACATCACAGAGAAACGTGAGGGGGAGGCAACCATCAGCCATAATGaagctgaaaacaaatcagactTTATCAAGGACGCAACAACTCTCAATCAACCAGACCAGTCTAAAGATTCAGAAACCTCAATTCCACCTCCTTCTGCTATCCCATCAAAGCAGGAGAATGCAGTTCACGCTAAACTAACCAGGACCTACGCCAGTGATGGTCATAAAATAAAAGAGCCGGACATGGAGGGGCGTTACCTGGGGAGGCGGGATGGCTCAGGATTAGATGTGCAGGAGGATGGCGTAGATGCAGATGAGGAGGACGAGAACAGTGACGACTCCGACGATGACGTTCGTGCATATCAGCTGCACAGCTCCAGTTCAGAAAGCGAGGATGATGCCGTGCATCCAGTGCCGCTCATTGTCTCAGACGACAGTAGTGCGAAGAACCTGAAGAGCTTGCTGAAACCCACCACTCTCAACGTCGAGTCATCTTCCCCATTTTCTGCAAGGTGCGATAACTCCAGAAGAGCTGTGTCCTTCTTCGACGATGTCACTGTCTACCTGTTTGACCAG GAGACTCCCACCAAGGAACTGGCTGACCATTCTTCAGGCTCAAACAGTCAGGTACCAGAGTTCAGCAGCCCAGTGTCCACTGCCAGCTACCTAAACCGCTTCACCAACTCTGAAAGCTCCACTGATGAAGAGG GAGGTGGTTTCGAGTGGGATGATGACTTCTCCTCCCCGGCACCTGCCTTCCTGCCCAAGACGGATAAAGACCCAGTATCTAAGGCGATGTCCTCATCTGCGACATCTCGCTTTTCCTCTCCGCCCCCTGCAGCAGGGCGCGTGCTGGAGCCCAGCTGGAGCAGCTCCTCCAACTACTCCCGTTTCTCCATCTCACCGGCCAGCATCGCAAGCTTCTCCCTCACACATCTTACCGACTCCGACATCGAACAAGGAG GAAGCAgtgaagatggagaaaaagacTAG